A stretch of the Siniperca chuatsi isolate FFG_IHB_CAS linkage group LG24, ASM2008510v1, whole genome shotgun sequence genome encodes the following:
- the col5a2b gene encoding collagen alpha-2(V) chain isoform X3, producing the protein MGPSLRSRITVCLVITLAQVIAVTCQEDTKKDTCTENGKVYANNDMWNPEPCRICMCNMGTAVCEDVICEDLGDCQKTVTPQGECCPVCLTAASTSTPNTDPTTAADEKKGESCTVDEEVYKHNDIWKPEPCRVCVCDNGVAICDEVQCELLSNCEKVVTPEGECCPVCDSFASASRMIEMMGFKGQKGEPGDIPYVVGLPGPSGPSGPPGAQGRTGPRGFKGRRGFQGPPGFDGEPGVPGNPGEAGPPGHPSHPGGNLVSQMASGFSEKSGLAGMVSGMRGEAGPRGPPGLPGQPGPSGGQGIPGEAGDPGPMGEPGHRGPDGPPGKPGPDGEAGPAGATGEPGFPGSVGARGFPGLPGHPGLKGHKGHAGLIGSRGESGAVGTKGASGTPGAMGAPGPPGPAGMQGERGRAGPTGPVGKRGAAGHVGKPGPLGPMGILGVPGFPGGPGMKGEAGPTGVRGSPGQQGPRGDAGNVGPPGPTGEQGASGPDGAPGARGQSGLAGVQGPAGLLGPPGPPGPQGTTGAPGPKGQLGDVGVPGFKGEAGLKGERGDHGAPGPLGPMGDDGKRGPRGDAGSIGPAGPPGETGAPGNRGFPGADGLPGQKGAQGERGLPGSTGAKGLPGDPGRNGEPGLTGARGLTGLIGAQGAEGKQGPLGSAGEDGKPGPAGSTGNRGSAGPMGLPGPKGFAGDAGKIGEAGTAGPPGQRGPNGKDGEEGAAGPAGPAGPAGKRGEQGPQGLHGFQGLPGMPGPPGESGKPGDEGLAGEGGAAGATGPRGERGPPGERGEIGPNGLQGPKGSPGGAGTDGPKGNPGPAGTVGEPGGPGLQGMPGERGISGPSGPKGDAGSAGEKGLEGKAGADGARGLPGPVGPAGSSGPNGEKGETGPPGPAGRRGSRGIAGSTGEPGPTGAVGFPGTPGPEGQPGVKGETGEPGQKGEGGAPGPQGMAGKSGGQGPVGVTGLKGGRGTQGQAGSPGFPGLPGGVGPHGSLGAVGADGPIGAPGKQGPAGIRGENGAPGRQGESGPSGPPGSPGEKGDSGEDGPPGPDGPPGPAGTAGQRGIVGQPGLRGERGMLGLPGPAGPPGKAGAPGVQGSTGPAGGVGLPGTTGPRGDAGPEGIAGAEGPPGKDGLVGERGDRGNPGQEGLAGVTGSPGTEGPVGMTGAPGQRGENGARGSLGPQGPAGVRGIVGPQGPQGEKGAVGEQGERGQKGHRGFTGLHGLPGTTGATGEPGPTGIVGPAGLRGPPGVVGPPGKEGNIGQPGPMGAPGSRGSSGDIGEQGPHGEPGPPGPPGPPGPPTAAVEDLFAAPYDYDGIGGVPEAVEFVEDDVAAELPPPPEFNKDEALPNKNEAVLRADTGIHATLKTLSGHLQNLRSPDGSKINPAKTCQDIKQCYPQKKSGEYWIDPNQGSTKDAIKVFCNMESGETCISANPANIPSKAWWTKSSPSANKPIWFGADMNGGTRFGYGNKEEQPNAVTVQLKLLQLLSKESHQNITYHCRNSVAYKDEKSSNLKKALVLRGSNGQELRAQGINRLRYTVIEDGCSNSNGEWGKTVIEYRTQTSARLPVVDLAPMDIGKADQEFGLDIGPVCFL; encoded by the exons ATACCTgtacagaaaatggaaaagtttATGCCAACAATGACATGTGGAACCCAGAGCCGTGTCGGATCTGTATGTGCAATATGGGGACCGCTGTATGTGAAGACGTGATTTGTGAGGACCTCGGCGACTGTCAGAAAACTGTGACCCCACAGGGCGAGTGTTGCCCTGTGTGCTTGACTGCAGCTTCAACATCAACTCCCAATACAGACCCCACAACAG CTGCAGATGAGAAGAAAGGGGAAAGCTGCACGGTGGATGAGGAGGTCTACAAACACAACGACATCTGGAAACCAGAGCCTTGtcgcgtgtgtgtctgtgacaacGGTGTCGCCATCTGCGATGAGGTGCAGTGTGAATTGCTGTCAAACTGCGAGAAGGTCGTCACACCTGAGGGAGAGTGCTGCCCTGTGTGTGACAGCTTTGCCAGTGCCAGCAGGATGATAG AAATGATGGGCTTCAAG GGACAGAAAGGTGAACCAGGTGATATCCCATAT GTGGTGGGGCTCCCTGGACCTTCAGGACCCTCG GGTCCTCCAGGAGCTCAGGGACGCACTGGACCAAGAGGCTTTAAAGGCAGACGG GGATTTCAGGGTCCTCCAGGATTTGACGGAGAGCCTGGTGTGCCAGGAAATCCAGGAGAGGCGGGACCCCCAGGCCATCCCTCCCACCCTGGG GGCAACCTAGTGTCACAGATGGCTTCAGGTTTCAGTGAGAAGTCTGGTCTGGCTGGGATGGTATCAGGAATGAGG GGTGAAGCAGGACCACGAGGACCTCCAGGGTTGCCTGGACAACCA GGTCCAAGTGGTGGTCAGGGAATTCCAGGAGAGGCTGGAGATCCAGGACCAATG GGTGAGCCAGGTCATCGAGGACCAGATGGACCACCAGGAAAACCTGGACCCGAT GGAGAAGCTGGACCTGCAGGCGCTACAGGAGAACCAGGATTTCCAGGATCTGTG GGTGCACGAGGATTCCCAGGACTTCCAGGTCATCCAGGACTGAAAGGTCACAAG GGACATGCTGGTCTTATTGGGTCTAGAGGCGAGTCTGGAGCAGTTGGAACCAAG GGTGCATCTGGTACTCCGGGTGCAATGGGCGCTCCTGGCCCACCG GGACCAGCGGGAATGCAGGGAGAAAGAGGCAGAGCCGGACCAACTGGTCCTGtg GGAAAACGCGGTGCAGCCGGCCATGTTGGCAAACCAGGTCCTCTG GGTCCAATGGGAATCCTTGGAGTGCCAGGTTTTCCAGGTGGCCCAGGAATGAAG GGTGAAGCAGGGCCGACAGGGGTGAGAGGAAGTCCAGGACAGCAGGGACCCAGAGGGGATGCCGGAAACGTAGGACCACCTGGACCGACAGGAGAGCAG GGTGCTTCAGGGCCTGATGGAGCGCCAGGTGCCCGCGGCCAATCA GGTCTAGCAGGTGTCCAGGGTCCAGCAGGGCTCTTGGGCCCGCCCGGCCCCCCCGGCCCCCAGGGAACTACAGGAGCACCAGGACCAAAGGGCCAACTG GGCGATGTTGGAGTGCCTGGATTCAAAGGAGAAGCTGGATTAAAGGGAGAAAGA GGTGACCATGGTGCTCCAGGTCCATTGGGCCCAATGGGAGATGATGGGAAGCGTGGACCCCGAGGTGATGCTGGGTCCATTGGGCCTGCAGGACCTCCaggagagaca GGAGCTCCAGGAAACAGAGGTTTCCCCGGTGCAGACGGTTTACCAGGTCAAAAG GGAGCCCAGGGTGAAAGAGGACTGCCGGGGTCGACTGGCGCCAAAGGTTTACCTGGAGATCCAGGACGTAATGGAGAGCCAGGTTTAACTGGAGCTCGG GGTCTGACAGGACTTATTGGCGCCCAGGGAGCAGAGGGAAAGCAAGGACCACTG GGCTCAGCAGGAGAGGATGGCAAACCAGGCCCAGCTGGTTCTACTGGAAACCGAGGTTCAGCTGGACCGATGGGCCTGCCGGGACCGAAAGGCTTCGCT GGTGATGCTGGGAAGATTGGAGAGGCTGGCACCGCCGGGCCTCCAGGTCAAAGG GGGCCGAATggaaaagatggagaggagggcGCTGCTGGTCCAGCTGGCCCAGCT GGTCCTgcaggaaagagaggagagcagggacCACAGGGACTGCATGGTTTCCAG gGTTTGCCCGGAATGCCAGGCCCACCTGGAGAGTCAGGAAAACCAGGTGATGAG GGTCTTGCTGGAGAGGGCGGGGCTGCCGGGGCTACAGGTCCAAGG GGAGAAAGAGGCCCTCCAGGAGAGAGAGGTGAAATCGGGCCCAATGGGCTGCAGGGACCCAAAGGTAGTCCAGGTGGAGCAGGAACAGATGGGCCAAAG GGTAACCCTGGGCCAGCGGGTACTGTTGGAGAGCCAGGAGGTCCAGGACTTCAGGGGATGCCAGGGGAGAGAGGCATATCAGGACCTTCAGGCCCGAAGGGAGATGCA GGCTCTGCTGGAGAGAAAGGACTCGAGGGTAAAGCAGGAGCTGACGGTGCACGG gGGCTTCCAGGTCCTGTTGGACCTGCTGGTTCCAGTGGACCCAATGGAGAGAAG GGTGAAACCGGCCCACCAGGACCTGCAGGACGCCGAGGCTCCAGAGGAATCGCT GGTTCTACTGGTGAGCCTGGTCCAACTGGAGCTGTTGGCTTCCCTGGAACTCCT GGTCCTGAGGGTCAGCCTGGGGTCAAAGGTGAAACAGGCGAGCCAGGCcagaagggagagggaggagcaCCTGGACCACAGGGGATGGCTGGGAAATCAGGAGGACAG ggaCCTGTTGGTGTGACTGGATTGAAAGGTGGCAGAGGAACGCAGGGTCAAGCG GGCTCTCCTGGTTTTCCTGGGTTGCCTGGAGGAGTTGGACCACATGGCTCTCTT ggtgCTGTTGGGGCAGACGGGCCTATAGGTGCTCCAGGAAAGCAGGGCCCCGCTGGGATTCGAGGAGAGAACGGAGCACCAGGACGTCAAGGAGAGAGTGGACCTTCAGGCCCACCGGGCAGTCCTGGAGAGAAGGGAGACTCTGGAGAGGATGGTCCCCCG GGGCCTGATGGGCCTCCAGGACCTGCTGGCACTGCAGGGCAACGAGGAATTGTGGGTCAGCCTGGActcagaggagagagaggcatgCTGGGACTGCCAGGTCCTGCT gGTCCACCAGGAAAAGCCGGGGCTCCTGGAGTCCAGGGAAGCACAGGGCCTGCTGGTGGAGTTGGTTTACCAGGAACCACCGGGCCAAGAGGTGACGCTGGCCCCGAG GGTATCGCTGGAGCAGAGGGGCCTCCTGGTAAGGACGGTCTCGTAGGGGAAAGG ggaGACAGGGGTAATCCTGGTCAAGAGGGTCTTGCTGGTGTTACAGGCTCTCCAGGAACTGAGGGTCCTGTGGGAATGACAGGCGCTCCAGGACAAAGAGGCGAAAAT GGTGCCAGAGGCTCCCTTGGACCCCAAGGACCAGCTGGAGTACGGGGGATAGTG GGACCTCAAGGACcacagggagagaaaggagcagttggagaacaaggagagagggGCCAGAAAGGACACAGAGGTTTCACTGGGCTCCATGGTTTGCCAGGAACAACT GGTGCCACAGGGGAGCCAGGACCTACAGGTATTGTTGGACCAGCTGGGCTGAGG GGTCCTCCAGGAGTGGTGGGTCCTCCTGGAAAGGAAGGAAACATCGGTCAGCCTGGACCAATGGGTGCTCCTGGAAGCAGAGGTTCCAGTGGGGACATTGGGGAACAG gGGCCACATGGTGAACCTGGACCGCCCGGCCCTCCAGGCCCACCAGGACCTCCCACCGCAGCTGTGGAAGACCTCTTCGCTGCCCCTTATGATTATGACGGGATTGGCGGTGTGCCAGAGGCTGTGGAATTCGTCGAGGACGATGTTGCTGCTGAGCTTCCTCCGCCTCCAGAGTTCAACAAAGATGAAGCCCTTCCCAATAAGAATGAGGCCGTCCTGCGTGCAGACACCGGCATCCATGCAACACTGAAGACCCTCAGCGGACATCTGCAAAACCTCCGCAGTCCTGACGGCAGCAAGATCAACCCTGCAAAAACCTGCCAGGACATCAAGCAGTGCTACCCTCAGAAAAAGAGCG GTGAGTACTGGATTGATCCAAATCAAGGAAGCACAAAAGATGCCATCAAGGTCTTCTGTAATATGGAAAGTGGTGAAACCTGCATCTCTGCCAATCCGGCCAACATTCCCAGCAAGGCCTGGTGGACGAAATCCAGTCCCAGCGCCAACAAACCCATCTGGTTTGGAGCAGACATGAACGGTGGAACTAGA TTCGGCTATGGAAATAAGGAGGAGCAGCCGAACGCAGTGACCGTTCagctgaagctgctgcagcttttGTCCAAAGAGTCGCACCAGAACATCACCTACCACTGCAGGAACAGCGTGGCTTATAAAGATGAGAAGAGCAGCAACCTGAAGAAAGCTCTGGTCCTCAGAGGCTCCAACGGCCAGGAGCTGAGAGCGCAAGGCATCAACCGTCTCCGATACACCGTCATCGAGGACGGCTGCTCG AATTCAAACGGAGAGTGGGGCAAGACAGTGATTGAGTACAGGACTCAAACTTCAGCCAGACTGCCTGTCGTGGACTTGGCCCCAATGGACATTGGAAAGGCTGATCAGGAGTTCGGCCTGGACATCGGCCCCGTGTGCTTCCTATAA